The following are from one region of the Candidatus Poribacteria bacterium genome:
- a CDS encoding tagatose 1,6-diphosphate aldolase: MNDISSGKLRGIMKLADANGRFKMMAIDQRGSMVQALADALDKDKDDVHYDDVAALKTLITRVLSPNATAVLTDPIYGHPYSITEIPRDVALLLAYEESGYVSEGVGENERLSNPIANWSIAKAQRAGADAIKLLAYYHPDASAATLKHQQAFVRHVGDECEKQDLPFLLELVSYALEGTTKSVAFAKQKPDLVIRSVAEFTDPSYKVDILKLEFPADLKYTADYRDASFYAGDSAYGLTEVKEVCQKLDETSTLPWVILSAGVDIEEFIENVNLAAGAGASGFLCGRAIWKDAVQYYPDTGAVTQFLENEATTNFENANAAAESALPWFEHRQFGGAQNVQVAKQSATWYQDY, from the coding sequence ATGAACGATATTTCCTCTGGAAAATTGCGGGGTATCATGAAACTCGCCGATGCGAACGGTCGGTTTAAAATGATGGCGATTGACCAACGCGGTTCTATGGTACAAGCCCTCGCAGATGCGCTTGATAAAGACAAAGATGATGTCCATTACGACGATGTCGCAGCACTTAAAACTTTGATAACCCGCGTCCTTTCCCCGAATGCCACCGCGGTTCTTACCGATCCGATTTACGGACACCCTTACTCTATCACCGAGATCCCGCGGGATGTTGCGTTGCTGCTGGCTTACGAAGAATCGGGTTACGTCAGCGAAGGGGTTGGTGAAAATGAACGCCTCTCCAATCCGATCGCAAACTGGAGCATCGCTAAAGCACAGCGCGCTGGGGCAGATGCAATTAAACTCCTTGCTTATTATCATCCCGATGCTTCTGCGGCGACCCTTAAGCATCAGCAAGCCTTTGTGCGTCACGTCGGGGACGAGTGTGAGAAACAGGATTTGCCCTTTCTGTTAGAATTAGTGAGTTACGCCCTTGAAGGCACCACGAAAAGCGTTGCTTTCGCAAAACAGAAACCCGACCTTGTGATTAGGAGCGTCGCTGAATTCACAGATCCAAGTTACAAGGTTGACATCCTGAAATTAGAATTTCCTGCCGATCTGAAATACACGGCAGATTATCGGGATGCCAGCTTTTATGCGGGAGATTCAGCGTATGGGCTTACTGAAGTGAAGGAAGTCTGCCAGAAGTTGGACGAAACTTCAACGCTACCGTGGGTCATTTTGAGTGCTGGTGTGGATATTGAGGAGTTCATCGAAAACGTCAACCTCGCAGCTGGGGCTGGGGCAAGCGGTTTCCTCTGCGGAAGGGCGATCTGGAAAGATGCTGTTCAATACTATCCCGATACGGGTGCGGTCACGCAGTTCCTTGAAAATGAGGCGACGACAAATTTCGAGAATGCAAACGCCGCTGCAGAAAGTGCGTTACCGTGGTTTGAACATCGTCAGTTCGGTGGTGCCCAAAACGTTCAGGTTGCCAAACAGTCCGCAACGTGGTACCAAGATTATTAG
- a CDS encoding Rieske (2Fe-2S) protein gives MSQFVKAATTDQIQPGKCLGVKVEGVFIGIYNVKGEYYAMNNICPHLGGVLSYGFLDNNCVTCPLHMWEFDVTTGECVWPGEEKLPTYAVKVEGEDILVDVETPL, from the coding sequence ATGTCACAATTTGTAAAAGCCGCGACAACCGACCAGATTCAGCCCGGTAAATGTCTCGGTGTGAAAGTTGAAGGCGTTTTCATCGGTATCTACAATGTAAAGGGTGAATATTATGCGATGAACAATATCTGTCCTCACCTCGGTGGTGTTTTGAGTTACGGCTTTTTAGACAATAACTGTGTTACCTGCCCGCTCCACATGTGGGAGTTCGATGTGACAACAGGTGAATGTGTGTGGCCAGGTGAGGAGAAATTACCCACCTATGCTGTTAAAGTAGAGGGCGAAGATATTCTCGTAGATGTCGAAACGCCTCTCTAA
- a CDS encoding LptF/LptG family permease, translated as MNILDRYLLREYLKAFLVGLLFFIALIIIVRLLDKDIKKFDDDVAYMTAVKIVLFQAPRRIMEVVPVAAFVAIFFVLGKMIQSNEFTAMKASGLSVYRLLIPVLIVTLFICGLFAIFYNRVAAPAYHEAYLLQNEVKPRYGRNVVFKGKDNRIFYSQRIVLDDRKIQRLTIYEYDTEGQLGRVTFAKSATWTPTEWQLTDGYIRHFEKGIEVGYEAFDTHAIERHEDPARFIGSEKDTRAMTLKELREQITYKQEAGQISRKEQVKLYHLTAYPFAAVVVVMLGAPVAIRFGRSGFFAGLVIAFFLSFIYWALTFATLQGLSESGKLHPFLACWGPNILYAAVGGIMIWRTPK; from the coding sequence TTGAATATTTTGGATCGGTATCTGCTTCGTGAATACCTCAAAGCCTTCCTTGTTGGACTTTTGTTCTTTATTGCATTAATTATTATTGTGCGTTTGTTGGATAAAGATATCAAGAAGTTCGATGATGATGTCGCGTATATGACCGCTGTCAAAATCGTTCTCTTCCAAGCACCTCGCCGGATTATGGAAGTCGTGCCCGTTGCTGCATTTGTGGCTATCTTTTTTGTGCTCGGTAAGATGATACAAAGCAACGAATTCACTGCGATGAAGGCAAGCGGTCTAAGTGTGTACCGACTCCTTATCCCTGTTCTAATTGTAACGCTCTTTATTTGTGGTCTCTTCGCGATTTTTTATAACCGGGTTGCGGCACCTGCTTACCATGAAGCATACCTCTTGCAAAATGAAGTTAAACCGCGCTACGGTAGAAATGTCGTTTTCAAAGGCAAAGACAACCGCATCTTTTACTCACAGCGTATCGTGTTAGATGATCGCAAAATCCAGCGGCTTACTATCTATGAATATGACACAGAAGGACAACTCGGTCGTGTAACATTCGCAAAATCAGCGACATGGACACCTACAGAGTGGCAGCTTACCGATGGCTACATCCGCCACTTTGAGAAAGGTATTGAGGTTGGTTACGAGGCTTTCGACACGCATGCGATTGAACGCCACGAAGATCCTGCTCGTTTTATTGGAAGTGAAAAGGATACAAGGGCGATGACTCTCAAGGAACTCCGCGAGCAGATCACCTACAAACAAGAAGCCGGTCAGATTTCGCGCAAGGAACAGGTGAAGTTGTATCATTTAACGGCATATCCGTTCGCCGCTGTTGTTGTTGTTATGCTTGGTGCGCCTGTTGCTATTCGCTTTGGTAGATCAGGTTTCTTTGCGGGTTTGGTGATCGCTTTCTTCCTCTCTTTCATCTATTGGGCACTCACGTTTGCCACGCTTCAAGGATTAAGTGAGAGCGGCAAACTTCACCCTTTCCTTGCCTGTTGGGGACCTAATATCTTGTACGCTGCCGTTGGCGGTATCATGATCTGGCGCACACCGAAATGA
- a CDS encoding NAD(P)-dependent oxidoreductase, with the protein MAYLLTGGMGCIGTYVIRDLLAAGEKVVVYDFAYDLTIPKMVLTDEQLEGFTFVQGDITDLPHILRTIQEHEIDRIIHLASWQVPACNANPPEALKVVCEGTINILEAARIFKLKRVVWASSVAVFGAPEDYNHEQILNDAPHYPKFIYGACKSLNEKYATHYFDAYGVDSIGLRFTAVYGVGRTRGMSSFTTQMIEAVAMGEPHTCPFGDDAVDWQYVEDVSRSIVMACTCLTTQTRVFNVKGGIRPVKEGVAYLKTLVPDAQITLEPGVFGISWDYDATPIAEEMGFIPAYTMEQGILKTFNRFRERAGLAQI; encoded by the coding sequence ATGGCATATCTGCTCACCGGTGGCATGGGATGCATCGGTACCTACGTCATCCGCGACCTGTTAGCAGCCGGTGAAAAGGTAGTCGTTTACGATTTTGCTTACGACCTAACCATTCCAAAGATGGTACTCACGGACGAACAGCTTGAAGGGTTCACCTTTGTGCAGGGTGATATTACCGACCTACCGCACATCTTACGGACTATCCAAGAACATGAAATTGATCGGATTATTCATCTCGCCTCATGGCAGGTACCAGCGTGCAATGCGAATCCACCCGAAGCCCTAAAGGTAGTTTGTGAAGGCACGATCAATATATTGGAAGCGGCGCGTATTTTCAAACTCAAACGTGTTGTTTGGGCAAGCAGCGTCGCTGTCTTCGGCGCACCAGAGGATTACAATCACGAACAAATCCTCAACGACGCACCACACTATCCTAAATTCATCTACGGCGCGTGCAAATCCCTCAATGAAAAATACGCAACACACTATTTTGACGCTTATGGTGTTGATTCAATCGGACTTCGGTTTACTGCTGTCTATGGTGTCGGTAGGACACGCGGAATGAGTTCGTTCACGACACAGATGATCGAAGCGGTGGCAATGGGTGAACCACATACGTGTCCATTTGGCGATGATGCAGTGGATTGGCAATATGTAGAGGATGTCTCCCGTTCAATCGTCATGGCATGCACCTGCCTGACCACACAGACGCGTGTTTTCAATGTAAAAGGCGGTATCCGACCCGTCAAAGAGGGGGTGGCATATCTCAAGACGTTGGTGCCGGATGCACAGATTACGTTAGAACCCGGTGTGTTCGGTATCTCATGGGATTATGATGCAACACCTATCGCTGAAGAGATGGGATTTATTCCTGCCTACACGATGGAGCAGGGGATTCTGAAAACGTTCAACCGTTTCCGAGAGCGTGCAGGGTTAGCACAGATATGA
- the ggt gene encoding gamma-glutamyltransferase has translation MNSYKRDYGTVVGPHPRTAQAGFEILLAGGNAVDAAVAAAFAEGVVEPSHNGIAGYGGCALIYRRKTEDVIAIDYNTAAPAAASENMFTIEDAPDVPAGYRVPGRVNVHGPLSIGVPGVVAGLCLALEEFGSLPLADVLRPAINSARHGYAPNSANRGGIAGNAERWKQDFPETARVFLKNGKPPQKGERLTNPELARTLEAVAEGGSAAFYEGAIAETIANHIQELGGCLTSDDLKNYRPFITEPYEIEYRGYSVYTAPLGAGGLTTLQMLRLIEEFDLTAMSLPERFHLFAEAMKICWPERLRRFGDPRVVDIDIQAELSDSLTATLSEKLKAGLESPHPGEVVYYEPMNCTSHISTADAQGNMVSLTQTHGGGFGSMVTVPGTGLLFGHGVGRFDPRPGLANSVGPEKRPLHNMAPFLATREGIPFATYGIPGGRTIPNNQLNISVSLFDLQVSIQEALDAPRLHTDGAEPIQVEPRAGEATLKALREFGHEITASAGIGGPGHGIRLWENGTCQDGGTDPRGEGKVMRK, from the coding sequence GTGAATTCATATAAAAGAGACTACGGTACCGTTGTTGGACCACATCCTCGCACTGCACAAGCAGGGTTTGAAATACTCCTTGCAGGTGGGAACGCCGTTGATGCCGCTGTTGCCGCTGCCTTCGCAGAGGGTGTTGTGGAACCTTCACATAACGGTATAGCCGGATACGGTGGTTGTGCGCTTATCTATCGCAGGAAAACGGAAGATGTGATCGCGATAGATTACAACACTGCAGCACCAGCTGCCGCCTCCGAAAATATGTTTACGATTGAAGATGCCCCCGACGTGCCTGCAGGTTACCGAGTGCCAGGACGCGTAAACGTTCACGGACCACTATCCATCGGGGTGCCGGGAGTTGTTGCTGGTTTGTGCTTGGCATTAGAGGAGTTTGGGAGTCTACCACTCGCGGATGTTCTTCGTCCGGCTATCAATTCCGCACGCCACGGCTATGCACCGAACAGTGCGAATCGCGGCGGGATAGCGGGGAATGCGGAACGGTGGAAACAGGATTTTCCAGAAACGGCGCGAGTTTTTCTCAAAAATGGGAAACCACCTCAGAAAGGGGAAAGACTCACCAATCCTGAACTCGCTCGAACTTTGGAGGCGGTCGCTGAAGGTGGATCCGCTGCGTTCTATGAAGGCGCAATCGCCGAAACAATCGCAAATCACATTCAGGAACTCGGTGGGTGCTTAACCTCGGATGACCTGAAGAACTACCGTCCTTTTATAACGGAACCTTACGAAATTGAGTATCGCGGCTATTCGGTCTATACAGCACCACTCGGTGCAGGTGGACTGACAACCCTACAGATGCTCCGATTAATAGAGGAATTCGATCTGACAGCGATGTCCCTTCCTGAAAGGTTTCACCTCTTTGCTGAAGCGATGAAAATTTGCTGGCCCGAAAGGCTCCGTCGATTCGGGGACCCACGTGTCGTTGATATAGACATCCAAGCAGAACTCTCGGATAGTCTCACTGCTACACTCAGCGAGAAACTGAAGGCAGGGCTTGAATCACCACACCCCGGAGAAGTCGTCTATTACGAACCAATGAATTGTACAAGTCATATCTCCACTGCGGATGCACAAGGGAATATGGTATCCCTAACACAAACACACGGCGGCGGATTCGGTTCAATGGTAACAGTACCCGGAACAGGCTTGCTCTTCGGGCACGGTGTCGGGCGTTTTGACCCAAGACCTGGGCTTGCGAACTCTGTCGGACCTGAAAAACGCCCACTCCACAATATGGCTCCCTTTCTCGCCACGCGAGAGGGTATACCTTTTGCCACCTACGGTATACCCGGTGGTAGGACCATTCCAAACAACCAGCTTAACATCAGCGTCAGTCTTTTTGACCTACAAGTGTCAATCCAAGAGGCATTGGACGCACCGCGACTTCATACCGATGGTGCTGAACCGATCCAGGTCGAACCGCGGGCAGGTGAGGCCACGCTTAAAGCGTTGCGGGAATTTGGGCACGAAATCACAGCAAGCGCGGGGATCGGGGGACCGGGACACGGTATTCGTCTCTGGGAAAATGGGACTTGCCAAGACGGCGGTACGGACCCGCGAGGCGAAGGAAAAGTAATGAGAAAATAA
- a CDS encoding LptF/LptG family permease, with the protein MPAKRVYYETLTACTKDMRILARYILKEFFPPFIIALICFTFLLIFDDLFRLTKLFVQKGISPLYLVELLIYVMPATVVLSLPMAALVAILLALGRLSTDNEIVAMKAHGVAFHHLMIPLLGIAVVLSVVDLGLMDYALPKANLAYATLKRDIQRHNPAFVLEEATVMKELETEGKLWMYESTNGKSGRMQNVKIWDGIWSGHPRFSHAQEATLGFEEGRAMLTLYDGLTYEPATDNPDEYRVTKFQQQRLALQMTEDLERGAFQNQTPRSMSIAQLGVFVRTLEDALQTSKNPDFTRKKLRFAQVEYHKKFSIPFACLAFGLMGVPLGLMVKRSGRMIGFGIGLAVILVYYLLLQIGQSTGLNGTLSPALAMWLPNIVIGVFGIGLSIYMIGEGTLRTWRDRDSKLSLVVNRKAES; encoded by the coding sequence GTGCCAGCAAAACGTGTCTACTATGAAACGTTGACAGCCTGCACTAAAGATATGCGAATATTAGCACGGTATATACTTAAAGAATTTTTTCCACCTTTCATAATAGCACTCATCTGTTTTACCTTTCTCCTCATCTTTGATGACCTTTTTCGATTGACGAAACTTTTTGTGCAGAAAGGGATAAGTCCGCTTTACCTCGTCGAGTTGCTCATCTATGTGATGCCAGCGACGGTTGTGCTATCGCTACCGATGGCGGCTTTGGTCGCAATTTTGCTTGCACTTGGAAGGCTTTCTACCGATAATGAGATCGTAGCGATGAAGGCACACGGTGTTGCTTTCCATCATCTCATGATTCCCCTTTTAGGCATTGCAGTAGTGCTGAGTGTCGTCGATCTTGGACTGATGGACTATGCCTTGCCGAAAGCAAATCTTGCTTACGCGACGCTCAAACGTGATATCCAAAGACACAATCCGGCGTTTGTTTTGGAAGAAGCAACCGTCATGAAAGAGTTGGAGACAGAAGGTAAACTTTGGATGTACGAATCCACGAATGGCAAAAGTGGGCGCATGCAGAACGTCAAGATATGGGATGGTATCTGGAGTGGACATCCTCGGTTCAGCCATGCCCAAGAAGCGACCCTCGGTTTTGAAGAAGGTAGGGCAATGCTCACACTTTACGATGGGCTTACTTATGAACCTGCAACCGACAATCCAGATGAGTATCGCGTAACAAAATTTCAGCAGCAACGTCTCGCCCTTCAGATGACTGAAGATTTGGAGCGCGGCGCATTTCAGAACCAAACACCACGATCGATGAGCATTGCCCAACTTGGAGTATTCGTCAGGACGTTGGAAGATGCCCTACAAACGAGCAAAAACCCTGATTTTACGCGTAAGAAACTCCGTTTCGCACAGGTTGAGTATCATAAAAAATTCTCTATCCCGTTCGCGTGTCTGGCATTTGGGTTAATGGGGGTCCCGCTCGGATTGATGGTAAAACGGAGCGGCAGAATGATCGGGTTTGGCATCGGTTTAGCTGTGATTTTAGTTTACTACCTACTGCTGCAAATCGGTCAAAGCACAGGTTTGAATGGCACACTATCTCCTGCCCTTGCGATGTGGCTCCCAAATATTGTTATTGGTGTGTTCGGTATTGGTCTCAGCATCTATATGATAGGTGAAGGGACACTTCGGACTTGGCGTGACCGCGATAGCAAATTGTCGCTTGTTGTCAATAGGAAAGCTGAATCTTGA
- a CDS encoding isoprenylcysteine carboxylmethyltransferase family protein produces MGTRKIRKIGNFFFKIRSFTPIPFIFVLLYFASPVWYTVAIGAIFIATGEFLRIWAVGYAGSSTRARTLGAARDLVTTGPYSYVRNPLYLGNFLLSLGVCLVANVYWLVAILIVGYFLQYFPIIAVEEAYLLESCGPVYQTYQERVPRFIPQFHSYPDASPHDFCFARAIKSEKRTLTAIICVVGLIFARQSTNLF; encoded by the coding sequence GTGGGAACAAGGAAAATTAGAAAAATCGGCAACTTCTTCTTCAAAATCCGCAGTTTTACGCCTATTCCGTTTATTTTTGTCCTGCTCTATTTCGCATCTCCGGTGTGGTACACGGTCGCTATTGGCGCGATCTTCATTGCTACAGGTGAATTTCTTCGGATATGGGCAGTCGGCTATGCGGGTTCTTCCACCCGTGCCAGAACCCTCGGCGCTGCCCGCGACCTCGTCACAACGGGTCCATATTCATACGTCCGTAACCCCCTTTATCTCGGTAATTTCCTGCTCAGCCTCGGTGTCTGCCTTGTTGCGAATGTCTATTGGCTCGTCGCTATCCTAATTGTTGGTTATTTCCTCCAATATTTCCCGATTATTGCTGTCGAAGAAGCATATCTGCTGGAGTCTTGTGGTCCAGTCTATCAAACATATCAGGAGCGTGTGCCTCGCTTTATACCGCAGTTTCATTCCTACCCAGATGCGTCTCCGCACGATTTTTGTTTTGCACGTGCGATAAAAAGTGAAAAGCGGACCTTAACGGCGATCATCTGCGTCGTGGGGTTAATCTTCGCGAGACAAAGTACCAATCTGTTTTAG
- the nusB gene encoding transcription antitermination factor NusB has protein sequence MSPRRQSRIVAMQMLYQIQLTDVPVPIVMERFWQSQNTSTELRPFVVQLVEGTTAHLEAIDTVLQNTSQNWKLHRMPVVDLSILRCATYEILYLSDIDAATSINEAIEIAKSYSTPDSPKFINGVLDGIRKKHPNVPEG, from the coding sequence ATGTCTCCTCGTAGACAATCTCGCATCGTTGCGATGCAAATGCTGTATCAAATTCAACTCACCGACGTACCGGTGCCAATCGTCATGGAGCGATTTTGGCAGAGCCAGAACACATCAACGGAACTCCGTCCGTTTGTGGTACAACTCGTTGAAGGCACCACTGCCCATCTGGAGGCAATTGATACAGTACTTCAAAACACATCCCAAAATTGGAAACTCCACCGGATGCCTGTCGTAGATCTCTCTATCCTACGATGTGCAACTTACGAAATCCTCTATCTCAGTGACATTGATGCGGCGACTTCAATTAACGAGGCTATTGAGATTGCCAAATCCTACAGCACCCCGGATTCGCCCAAATTTATCAATGGGGTCTTGGACGGTATACGGAAAAAGCATCCGAATGTCCCTGAGGGCTAA
- a CDS encoding SDR family NAD(P)-dependent oxidoreductase, giving the protein MVFREDALAGLHIVISGGCGAIGLGIVKKLMAHGANVTVNDILSDQLATDRLSQNGIDIEKINYVKADLTDTDETDMLISSARKQFGPIHVALCHIGMVIPKPLLAYKAEEWDETMAVNARTAFLFGSAASRSMLEDGVKGQLIFTTSWVADVPWPEIGPYNASKAAMKQLMRSFARELADKGIRANAVAPGIVSVGLAKQQWDTDPIYRARAQKAIPLGVMQPLDSVANAFLFLCSPAADYMTGTTLLVDGGCSLYPMDDA; this is encoded by the coding sequence ATGGTTTTTCGCGAGGATGCCCTCGCAGGATTGCATATCGTAATTTCGGGCGGGTGTGGGGCGATTGGGCTTGGAATTGTCAAAAAATTGATGGCACACGGTGCGAACGTAACGGTGAACGACATCCTGTCAGATCAACTGGCAACCGACCGGCTCAGTCAAAATGGAATTGACATAGAGAAGATAAACTACGTCAAGGCAGATCTAACGGACACCGATGAGACCGATATGTTGATCAGTAGCGCACGCAAACAGTTTGGACCCATCCATGTCGCGTTGTGTCATATTGGTATGGTGATCCCGAAACCCTTGCTGGCGTACAAAGCGGAAGAGTGGGATGAGACAATGGCGGTCAATGCCCGAACGGCGTTTTTATTCGGCAGTGCTGCATCCCGTTCAATGCTTGAAGACGGTGTTAAAGGACAACTTATTTTTACAACATCTTGGGTCGCTGACGTGCCCTGGCCAGAGATTGGACCCTACAACGCAAGCAAGGCTGCCATGAAACAGTTAATGCGTTCCTTCGCACGCGAATTGGCAGACAAAGGCATTCGCGCAAATGCGGTCGCGCCCGGAATCGTCAGCGTTGGACTCGCAAAACAACAGTGGGATACGGATCCGATCTACCGCGCCCGTGCTCAAAAAGCGATTCCACTCGGCGTTATGCAACCGCTTGATTCGGTGGCAAACGCCTTTCTATTTTTGTGCAGCCCCGCCGCAGATTATATGACTGGAACAACACTGCTCGTAGATGGCGGATGTAGTCTGTATCCAATGGACGACGCATAG